The following proteins come from a genomic window of Candidatus Limnocylindrales bacterium:
- a CDS encoding sulfotransferase domain-containing protein: MSAMQTSGPPRNEYRHFISDTRRWDGFEHRPGDILVCTPPKCGTTWTQTIVAMLLFPDGNPPAPVTTLSPWIEARFKPYEDMLEGLRQQTHRRSIKSHTSADGVPWWPDARYIVVGRDGRDAFMSFVNHIASMRPEKIFELMESARAEGIAFEPMPPPDDIHQFFAGWLAEGRLFSFLDSYWQRRHEPNVLFVHYDDLKANLESEVRRIAAFLGVPLEDRHLPGILERCSFDWMKKNSERIGDFGDLFTGGGQSFFFKGTNGRWQGVLTPDELAQYDERSRQMMPPDLKEWLDRG; the protein is encoded by the coding sequence ATGAGCGCGATGCAGACGAGCGGACCGCCGCGAAACGAGTACCGTCACTTCATCTCCGACACGCGCCGCTGGGACGGCTTCGAGCACCGCCCCGGAGACATCCTCGTCTGTACGCCGCCGAAATGCGGCACGACCTGGACACAGACCATCGTCGCGATGCTTCTGTTTCCCGACGGGAATCCTCCGGCGCCCGTGACGACGCTGTCGCCGTGGATCGAAGCGCGTTTCAAGCCGTACGAGGACATGCTGGAGGGGCTCCGGCAGCAGACGCACCGCCGCTCGATCAAAAGCCACACCTCGGCGGACGGCGTTCCATGGTGGCCCGACGCCCGCTACATCGTCGTCGGCAGGGACGGACGCGATGCGTTCATGTCGTTCGTCAATCACATTGCCAGCATGCGACCCGAAAAGATCTTCGAGCTGATGGAGAGCGCGCGCGCCGAAGGCATCGCGTTCGAGCCGATGCCGCCGCCGGATGATATCCACCAGTTCTTTGCCGGATGGCTCGCCGAAGGCCGACTGTTCTCGTTCCTCGACTCGTACTGGCAGCGGCGGCACGAGCCGAACGTGCTGTTCGTGCATTACGACGATCTGAAGGCGAACCTCGAATCCGAAGTACGGCGGATCGCGGCGTTTCTCGGCGTCCCGCTGGAAGATCGCCACCTGCCCGGCATCCTCGAGCGCTGTTCGTTCGACTGGATGAAGAAGAACTCCGAGCGCATCGGGGATTTCGGCGACCTGTTCACCGGCGGCGGACAGTCGTTCTTCTTCAAGGGCACCAACGGCCGCTGGCAAGGCGTGCTGACTCCGGACGAGCTCGCGCAGTACGACGAGCGCTCCCGCCAGATGATGCCGCCGGATCTCAAGGAGTGGCTCGACCGCGGATGA